DNA from Salvelinus namaycush isolate Seneca chromosome 6, SaNama_1.0, whole genome shotgun sequence:
atggtactgggctggggcgggaaggtggcgccggatataccggaccgtgaaggagtacacgagctcgtgagcaccgagcctgcccaaccttacctggttgaatggtccccgtagccctgccagtgcggcgaggtggaatagcccgcactgggctatgctggcgaaccggggacaccatttgtaaggctggtgccatgtacgccggcccgaggagacgcactggagaccagatgcgttgggccggcttcatgacacccggctcgatgcccaacctagccctaccagtgcggcgaggtggaatagcccgcactgggctaagcacgcgtactggggacaccgtgcgctccaccgcataacacggtgtctgaccagtacgacgccctctcactccacggtaagcacgggaagttggcgcaggtctcctacccgaCTTccccacactaccctttagccccccccccaagaaatttttggggtttcttctcgggcttcctggccagccgtgttccctcataacaccggttccccttctcagctgctttcgctctcctagctgcctccacctgttcccatggaaggcgatccttaccagccaggatctcctcccatgtgtagcaaccctttccgtccaacacgtcctcccaagtccatttctcctggtcccgctgctgctgccgctgctgcccgttgctatgCTGCTTGGTCCGaaattggtgggtggttctgtaacggcagtctatttcgtcctcctcatcggacgaggagaggcgagaaggatcggaggaccaatgtacagcgtggtaagtttccatgatttaataacatgaaaactatatacaatacaaaataacaaaacaaactaaccgtcacagtcccgtgtggcacaaacactgacacagaaaacaaccacccacaaaatcccaacacaaaacaagccacctatatatgattctcaatcagggacaacgattgacagctgcctctgattgagaaccatattaggctgaacacagaaacagacaaactagacacacaacatagaatgcccacccagctcacgtcctgaccaacactaaaacaagcaaaacacataagcactatggtcaggacgtgacattttCAGCACTTTTTTTTtacatgactgatcaaaactcatgTTAttatggctctctcttgtccctctgcagcagacatacagtgagcaatatgtttggaacatcgaattgcAATAAAATCGCAGTATCAAATCGAAGTGCATATGGTGATAAATCGTGACACAAATTGTATCGTTTACCTACtgtaagtatcgtgataatattgtatAGTGAAGTCTCTGCCCGAACAGGTGTAGTATTGGGATAGTACCTGGATAATTGATCATATAAAAGGACAAGGTGTAATATTAAGTGAACTGTAGTGACATAGCAACAGCTGGAGCAGTGACTCACCCGGAGGCGATAAGGGCTCTGGACTGGGCCATGGCGATGCGCTGCAGGGCGGGTCGGCTCAGCCCAGCCAGGCTGGCACGGGGAGGCAGGGGGGCGGCACAGGCCGCCGCCGCTGAAGACACCGGCCCCAGGACACGGGCAGAGGGCGAGGGGGTGCAGGAGGAAGCTGAtgtggagatgagaggaggggggggCACGGGCATCGACAGAGGGGCAGAGGAAGCCATGGATGCCatggagaaggaagaggagggggtaagAGCAGCACTGTTGGAGGTGATGGAGGAGGGCGGAGGAGGCGGAGGAGGCGGAAGAGGGGGTAGAGGCGGGGGAGGGGGccgggtggaggagagggacagggcagCGGTGGCCGAACCCAGGAGGGAGAGCGAGTGGGCAAAGCCACCGCCCCCTCCGACCCCCAAGCCACCGCTAGCCCCGCCCACGGACGTCCTGTGGGGAGGAAGGGACCTGCCCATGGAGGAGGGGGGACGGGGGAGGGTGAGCGAGTAGGACCCCCCCATGGCCGAGTAACCCCCACCCAGTTTGGGGCTGGGAGGCTTGTTCTGGGGTGGCCTCCTGCCCAGGGTGTGGGCTGTTGCCATGGCGCCCGCCTTGACGCTTAGGAGCAGCATGCATTGCTGACAGGCGCAGGGCTGGCCCAGGGAGGTGATTGCGGAGGCTGGCAAGGCGCCGCTGGGGTAGGCGCTACCGTTCCCGTTCCCCATCCCGCTCAACCCCACCCCCATGCCTACTCCGGACACCCCCAAAAGTGCCCCGGGGCCGGGCCCCCAGGCGTGGTGTGACTTGGGAAGGGGACCCGAAACAAGTGGGTAAGCCAGGTCAGAGCGGCGCTGGATGCGGCGGCAGCGTTGCGTCTGCCCGTTGATCTGGGTCATGCTCTGGAAGTGGATGAGGTAGCAGAATCCCAGTGGCGCCAAGTCCAGCCAGGGCTGCTGGCGGTCGCGTGCCGCCTGGATGGCGATGCCCACCTCTGTGTCGTAGGCTGTCCACGAGCCTGTGTCGTTCTCCCACTCCCACAGCCAGCCCTGACCCGGCGCCGAAGTGGGGTCGTAGAAGCTGCGGCGCACCGGTCTGAGGGTACCTGGGGTAACGGTAGAAAGACGAGGGTCACGCCACAGAACTACAGAGAGGGGAACAAGAAGGACCTGTTCCAGAAGACCTGTCAACTAaccacacactgtcacacacccaCTGTTCACAACACTGACAACATGTATTATTACACTAAGACACTGCAttaatagacaaacattgacacaaATCACTAATATGTTTCTAGCCATATCTCTAGACATGATTGTGTTTCTACTTTTATGTGATTTGATATGACCAGTTCaagtaaaaagaaaaaagaaaaggaaaaatatgaataaatgttttaaataagGCTTTGTTGTTGACTGAGACCAACAGAGCTACATGAGCTAAATGTTCTGTAGGCCCTGCTGTAATATTTGTTGTAGTCAAGCAGATTACACAACCAGCAAATTTGACATATAGGTGTGTGCTCGCTAAGAATTTGGGCAAACAGGCTAACAGCTTTCCCTTGGTAACCGCACACCATGTTCTGGATTGTGATTGGTCGCTGGCCTTGGTCGGGCTCAGAGCGGGTCATGTTTGCTTTCCCAGGGAGTCCAGAGACTAAACTCAGAGAATGTTCAATAAAGCCCTGTCCATACTGTTCACCTATTAAATGGGAATTAAATCACTTCTAATCCTGCAaaaagattaaattgagaatgaCTGGCAGACAATGAATGACGGTTGCTTGTTTTAACGAAAACTACATTTTGGGAGAATAAATTGTGTAAAAGggcttcttttttttttcacctttatttaaccaggtaggccagttgagaacaagttctcatttacaactgcgacaatAAAAAACGAAAGCTTCAACTAAGAAGAGACAAACCAATATAATGAATCTATCAATACAGTATGTTGTTCAAAACAATAGGGTTTGAATGTAAAGTATACTTGAAAAACATACATACTTAGTATAGTCTATTACAATTTAGAGACTATACTAGACACACAACAATGCCTGGAATGCAAGAGTAATTATTTAATTGAATCTGAACTCAACCCAACTACCCCCTTCTCTCAATGACCTCAGACTTCTGcaattcatctctccctctagttTTGGGACAAGGGCAGCCTACCCCCTCTCCCCACAGCTATCCCGGCCTGGGAAGCAGGCAGACTGCACAAAAGCTTTTGTCAGCCAAAGTTGAGAGGAGGGCGGTGGTCTTGGCCAAAGTGACAATTCTTCCCTTTGTGTTATCCCATACTTTCCTCACTTCAATGTGTGAAGACTTCTCTCTTTGCCAGCACCTAAAGTCTGGAGGGCTTGAGACAATCAGTACCATTCTACAGAATAGCATTAACAGCCTTAATAAGAGACCTATAAGGGAAAGTGTGGGGATGAAGGAAGGTTCAGATAGCATTTCACCTTCACCCTCTCTATTCAGATAGCCAGTCATAGGTGAGAGTAGAGTATATACAGGAGTTTTATAGGGATTTAATTTGGAAATGTGCTGCTCATGAGAAATGATGTGAGCCTTGCAGTTGCACTGTGAATCCAATCCAGGATTGCATGGTATGGGTATGTGTcatgatgactgtgtgataaaATAGTGTGTACCCTCTGCTTCCAACAAAAACATACTACTGATCAATGTGGTATAACTCCACACAAACAAGTGGGCAAGCTAAAATCGACCCCAATTTCCCCTCTGCCTTCTCATCTTTATTCATGATCATGTTTTGCATACTCATAATGAGAGGCCTGAACAGCTCATCCATAACTTTGGCCTACATACACTGTAGATGTCCACATACACACTACAACCAGTGACTAACCACTGAGTATTGGCACACTGTACGCTCACAGCCTTTGAAGTCGTGAACACAGAAGCTGAAAAACCCTCCAGtcgtactgtatgtattcaatgTGCATAGCAGGTTCCAGGGGCCTGTATGCATCAAGTGTCTCAGAATATGAgcgctgatttaggatcagtttttccTTTTAGATTACAATGAATGAGATTGCATGTACCTAATGATAAGTGGACTCCCTAATGAGAACAAACTTTTTAAGCATGCAGTTTTCCAGGCCCATTTCAGTTGCTTTCCATATATTTCCAAATATTTATTTCCAGATACCAGTATGCTCCAGTTTACTGCATGATGTAAAGGCGTATTCCAAGCGTTGCATTTATCAAGAGTAGACTGCACTTGCAAGATGTGGAGAGAAGGAGCATAAAATCAGCTTGTAGCAACATGGAAGTGATGCAGGCTACTCGGTGTTGAGGTTTAAGATATGAATAGCACAATTTGGCTACCTCTCTATTTTatattagattttttatttaactatctCTATGCTAGGTTTCTCTTTAGCCCCTAACCATGTTATCCAGatctaaaatgtaaatatgatAACAGTGATGATGCTGACAGAATCTTGTGAAATATTGTTTTGTAAAATGCAAAACACATGATcaagagaaaaagaaaaagaaaacggTTTGGGATAATGGAGGCAACTGCAGTTAACAAACAAGGCCTTGAAAAATATCAGTGAACAACAACAGTCTGCAACCGTGCATGCACACATAGGCTATAGCCTAGTCTACATAAGATGTCGCATCAAACAATAACAGAAAGGCTGTTATTTAAAACATGAAATCAAATGTAGGTTATATGAGTTAAATTAGAAGTGCAGGCTATTGTATTGCTGTGTCGTATGCTACATCGTCGGTTTCACTGCAGTAATAACACTGTAATAGCATAGGGCCAATTCATATTCCCTCAATACAAATAGGGCGGTTGTCAATCACATTCGTCTTACCGGTATCTTGTCGGAACTGGTGCATGGAATGCAAGTCGACGATGTAGGGCGAGAGGCGAGTGTCCACCTGGCCTAAGACAACACTACCACCCCGTGGGTCGTTGCGGATGACTGCCTCGATGTGGTGAGAGACCGCTGGGCTGTAAGGCCGCCAGCGCCCGTGCTCGTTCAGCCATTCCCATACCACCACGGCCGACGCTAGTAACATCCTACTCCTGCAAAAGAAAATAGCACAAATTACGCGTCTAAGTGGTTTTCTTTTTAGAAATGTCCTATTTTACACACATCTCCGTGCGCAGCTGCATCCATCTTGAGACATTTACCAGCTAGGATAGGCTATCGAAATATGTTTATATTAACTATAATATTGCAGCTCTGTCATAGGTAGGCTACCTATTGTCTGTGCAGCCTACCTTCCATGTTGATATCCCGTACAGGTAGCATACAACAATATTTCGTTGCTTTGTTCAAGCGAATCAATAAATCATTAGAATCGTTTTTCATATAGCAGGGCAAAAAAACAAGCAGGTTCCTTGCATTTTGGTCCGTATGCAGAAAAATGACGTATAGGTTAGGCTACTGAAATCATTTATATGGCACAATCCAATTTGGGTGTGTGAAGATGCTATGTGCTATGGTGGTGGTGCACTGAGTTTGGATACATCAAACATGAATAAAGTGGGTTACTGTAACAAGTGCCAGATATGGTTTCATTATGCATTATTTTAATAGATAAAATGTAAGAGATAAGCAGCGAGCGCCCACTGGTCACTGAAAAGACCAACAACTGTCAGGAGTTCCACAGCTTTATTCCACTGTATTCCCTAAACATGTTAGGCGTATTGGTTTATTTGTAGGTAGGCTATAGCCTAAAGTAAATCAATATAGACATATTTACCAATGCCGGGTAGCCTACTTTTAGTTCGCCTTCTTCTACCTCCAATCAAAGCCAATCCAGTGTGGGCTATGGTATTTTCGGTTATACGGTTTAGCGATTATCCATCTCGTTCTGTTAGAAAAGATAGCCTAGTATTGCAAATCCAAGACGTTTGTGGCGAGAAAAATCACGGATTCGCGTTATATAATTGCCCTGACGTTCAATGCAATAGCTTTGTTTAGACTATTTGTTTGAATCTCTATGAAAGCGCATTTGGGTCTGCATAGCCAGGTCGTGCAATTGGTCCATGATGTGTCTTGGTTTTATGAGTGGGTTGCATTTATATGAGAGGACCACTGAAAATTATTCCGTGGGTGCTCCCGGCAAAAATAATATTTGACTAAATGTTGGCGTGAATGCTTGGACCAGTGTTTCACCCCGCCCAGTTTATAGGTAAAGTAACCAATCAAATTTCAGAAGCAATGCCCAATACTCCGCCCATGGCTGAGCGGACAAGGAAGCGTAATGTGCAAGCAGCATCCATTGTCACAGCCCtataataaaacataataaataaATGACATGATTAAATGTGTTATTAGGAGTTAGTATGAGTGTAACTCCAAATTATAATTTTGATGAATTTCTTGGGTTGACAATAGGTAAAAACATGGAGATGCCGGGGATTGAACCCGGGGCCTCATACATGCGAAGCATGCGCTCTACCACTGAGCTACATCCCCATTGGCTATAAACGAAGTTGCAAAAAGGGTTATAAAGCTAGTAAATCTCATAAAATAATCACTAAAATTATATTTATGACTTGAAAAAGTATAAGTATTATAGCCTACACTTTTTATAATacttatatttatttttttgaaaaaCACACTTTAAATAATAGTaatttagaaaatatttttttatttcaacaatataactatcaaatcaaatcgaatcaaatattatatgtcacatgcgccgaatacaacagtgaattgcttgcttacaagcccttgaccaacaatgcagttttaagaaaaggaAACAGACAATATAATCACATCAGCGCAAACACTTAAAAGCCTCATGCAACCgttattatatcaatatcaaatgacttctgggtaacaattaagaaCCTTTACTATAATAGTTTTTCATTCAAATGGACAAAAATAGCCTTTTTGCAGAAAaatatttctcaagcaagaattttgctaggactgtcagggagtggtctgagtgggaggggaatgccatgcaaacctgctgatttaaaaaaaaaaattaacctTTATAAAAGCACATTAAGACCCTCTTTTTCAATGGAGACCTGGCCAAAAAGGCAGCAACAATCAAAACATTATACAATTAtaacatacaacaatacaattCAACAACATGTTCCAgcctaaaaaaaaacatttacactcctctgtaacagTCTCTcatcaaaaataaaaatgtaaaggccctgtgtagattgtattttcaaccagcaactatcaggaataacactgatcaaatatgttcacacttttacagtgtttgTTTCATCAGTTGCTGTACAACATCATACAAAACATAAGCGAAACATAATTTTGACTGCACTGTTGTATCAGAAAGTTGTATCAGTTGTATCAGAAAATAAAAAATTGTCACATGCAAATCAATGAAATGATTGGCCTATGGCTCTCTGACTGTGGCAGAGGCGCCAATTCACTACATGGATTTCTCTGGAAATAAACATCATGCACAAAAGACATGAAACAGTATAGCACAAAGTCAAGCCATAGGCCTGGGCTGcacaaccctcttcctggagattaACCGTCCtatgggttttcagtccaaccctaatttaacacacctgattctactaattagctgctcaacaataccttaactagctgaatcagatatgctaaattaggattggactgaaaaccttcaggacagtagatctccaggaagaaggTTGGGCAGGCCTATCTAAATAGCTATTCAATTCATAAAATATACAGAACACAAATATTTACAATACAAATCATCTCATAGCAACAGTGCAAACCCCAAAACTCCGAAACCGTTTAAAAATGATATTTTATATCTAAAATACATTAATATAGCTTCATGTATTCAAGCTGCAATTGTTGCTCTTGTCAGTCACTTTGATAATATGATTGATTTAGTACACTCTCTGTTGCTCTCTGCCTTGATTGTTATAACACTGGTTTGTAAGGTTTACAATTATGACAAttatgacgatgatgatgatggtgatgatgacaagTAGCCAATGTTCTGTCAAGCGCTATTACTGTACACAAATGTATTATGGAACTCTTTCCCCTTTCTGATCCTTTCCTCACAATGCAGTCACATCATTGTTGTCTTTGCCTCCCTCATAATCTTCAGACCAGATAGCACTACCAGAGTACTGATGCAGGTGTATCAGCAAACCTCCCCGTCCACTTTCTTCTCCTCCCGCTGCTCCCTCATCACCTTTGctatcccccttttcctccatattcttctctctcttcccctcacactctctcttctccttcttcgCGTCCATGACCTTCACTCTCTCCGTCAGGCCACAGCCCTCCGCACTGGAGTAGTCATCCGAAGAGTTGTCCACTCggccctccctctcatccccctcctccttatccccctcctccttcttcccctccccctcgctttcccctccctcactcactctctctacatcctcctcttcgtctctctgttcctcctctcctacAGTCTCCTCATCCTCACTGAGAGGCCAAAGGCGACGCCTGAACCACACCTCCAGGACTTGGACCCCGCCCCTCACCCGGTCCCTGGCCCCACCCTCCCCAAGGACCAGTTGGTGGACTGTGTACTGGCCATTAGTCTGGCGGTTTAGCCACATGTACAGAACGACCAGGAGGGCAACGAGGGTGAACAGGATGAAGAAGACAGTCAAGACGACAAAGGAGGATGTGGTTTGGTCTTTGATTTCTGGATCGTAAGTAGTCATGCCTACAAGAGAGAGTAACATTGGAAAAACTGTTTAAACTGACATTTGACAGGGACATTGGGTTGGATCTAAAggcatatacagtatctctgattcagATCCTGAAGTGATTGGTTGGTCCTCATCTGCACTATAAATATTACATTTCAATTGTcagactgaattgaaatggaattgaccccaactgtGACAGTCACAAAATACAAGTCTCTTATTCTAAAGCTGTTCAAATCCAGTCATGTTTGGCCTCTTATTAGAACAAAACCATAAATCTGTTATTATTGGGGTTAGCAGGGTAAGATAGATTTGATGTCGCAACGTACCTCTTCAAATAGTTCTCAGAAAAGTTGAAGAAATCTTTGCTCAATCCAAGGTAAAACTGCTGCGGTGGAGATCCAGTTTATTTCCTTTCAATTAGAGGTGATCCATACATTGATTTATTAATGACTGGATCTGTAAAGAAAATATAGTAACATTAGCTTCCTACTGACGAAAATGTTTGCAGTATAATTGAGTAGTGTTCATTATACCTCCTGACAAGCAACACATTTCACCTCCCAATTACAATATCCATgcagcaattttttttaaatatatatacagataATTACACCTGGAAATGTTTGTGGCGGAAAGGTGGACTCTCAGAAAAGAATATTTTACAGGATAAAGTATGGCTGGTTTTAAATGTAGACTAAAACCTGCCCATGAataataatatgattattgtAAGCAGAAACTGTCACACTGACTGGTTGTGAATGGTTCTGACAGTTGTGGTGTCATGGTGATTGATGTGCCATGCTATTGTTTCATTGTGCTGTACTGTCCCTGCAGATACAGCACGTCACACCTCACAAACACAGGAAGTGAGTGTGAGGCGTAGGcaatgggagaatctcaattgcatactcttcgcgtcctctctcctgtctcctcaccttcttctcaaaacccattggaggagaaggtcagaggggtgGGACCTCTAtttttctcatccaatgggttttgagaaggaggcgaggagagcgGAGAGAGGACGCggggagtatgcaattgagattctccccctGATTCT
Protein-coding regions in this window:
- the LOC120049625 gene encoding E3 ubiquitin-protein ligase DTX4-like; the protein is MLLASAVVVWEWLNEHGRWRPYSPAVSHHIEAVIRNDPRGGSVVLGQVDTRLSPYIVDLHSMHQFRQDTGTLRPVRRSFYDPTSAPGQGWLWEWENDTGSWTAYDTEVGIAIQAARDRQQPWLDLAPLGFCYLIHFQSMTQINGQTQRCRRIQRRSDLAYPLVSGPLPKSHHAWGPGPGALLGVSGVGMGVGLSGMGNGNGSAYPSGALPASAITSLGQPCACQQCMLLLSVKAGAMATAHTLGRRPPQNKPPSPKLGGGYSAMGGSYSLTLPRPPSSMGRSLPPHRTSVGGASGGLGVGGGGGFAHSLSLLGSATAALSLSSTRPPPPPLPPLPPPPPPPPSSITSNSAALTPSSSFSMASMASSAPLSMPVPPPPLISTSASSCTPSPSARVLGPVSSAAAACAAPLPPRASLAGLSRPALQRIAMAQSRALIASGVPTVPVKNLNGSSPVHPALAGITGILMSAAGLPVCLTRPPKLVLHPPPVSKSDIKPVPGLGHCCRKTTKKQARKGKTPEEVVKRYLQKVRSPPEEDCTICMEALPGPSGYKGPGVGGIQRAESVGRLAQCGHQYHLQCLVAMYNNGNKDGSLQCPTCKTIYGVKTGNQPPGKMEYHVIPHSLPGHPDCKTIRIIYNIPPGIQGPEHPNPGKPFTARGFPRHCYLPDSEKGRKVLRLLLVAWDRRLIFSVGTSSTTGESDTVIWNEVHHKTEFGSNLTGHGYPDPGHLDNVLEELKAQGITEEECLPRD
- the LOC120049628 gene encoding ribosome biogenesis protein BOP1 homolog — protein: MTTYDPEIKDQTTSSFVVLTVFFILFTLVALLVVLYMWLNRQTNGQYTVHQLVLGEGGARDRVRGGVQVLEVWFRRRLWPLSEDEETVGEEEQRDEEEDVERVSEGGESEGEGKKEEGDKEEGDEREGRVDNSSDDYSSAEGCGLTERVKVMDAKKEKRECEGKREKNMEEKGDSKGDEGAAGGEESGRGGLLIHLHQYSGSAIWSEDYEGGKDNNDVTAL